From the genome of Pseudophryne corroboree isolate aPseCor3 chromosome 9, aPseCor3.hap2, whole genome shotgun sequence:
TATTTAAGACTATGAATTATAAAGAGGCTGAAGTTTTAGATTTTGCTGCAAAGTCTATGGCAGCAGGTGTGATGGCAAGAAGGGCATTGTGGCTTCGGTCATGCACTCCAAAAATAGACTGGTGTCCTTGCCATATGAGGGTTCTCTGTTATTTGTCAATAAATTGGAGGCCATTATACAAAAATGTCAGGAGGTAAGTCAGCAAAGTTACCTCAAGACAAAAGTAATAGATTTCCAATTCTTTCTTCCAAGCAGCAGTTTAAGGAGGCAAGAGGATATTGACCAGACCGGGCTCATACAGGAAGATACTCCTCAGGGATAAATAGACAGTCCTTTCGTCAGTCCAACAGAAGAGGTGGACTAAGACAATGACTATTACAGGGTTCGAGTATCCTTTCCAGTAGGTAGCAGACTTCGGAGGTTCATCAGTCATTGGCAAATTTCAACTCAAAATACATGGGACTAGACGTGATATCTCGGGGATACCAGAGTTTTCAGAAGTCCCAGAATGGGACAAAATTTCTAATTTCAGAGACACCAACTATGTGTCTAGAGTTAAAAGCTCTGGAAGACAATTTAAGGAAACTCGTGAAAGCAAGAGCAGTAGAGGCAGTCACCTTCTCAGAAATGAGGAGCGGATTCTATTCCAGAATATTCCTAGTAAAGAAAGCTTCTGGAGACTTCAGAACTATCTTAGATCTCAGACAGCTCAACAAATATACAAAAACAAGAATATTTTGTATGGAGACTCCGAAATCCATTCTGTCGGGTGTAAGGAAAGAAGATTTTATGGCATCCATAGACCTAAAGGATGCTTATTCCCATGTACCTGTAGACAGGTGGCACAGAAAGTACCTAAGATTCCGCGTCCTCGGCAAGCATTTTCAGTTTACGTGCCTTCCGTTCGGTCTGAAGACGtctccaagggtatttaccaaggtcctGACGGCACTTGTAACTCTGATAATAGGACGACAAGTAGCAAATTGGTCATATCTAGACGACCTGCTAGTATGGAAGTGATGCTGCAGATCCTACAGAGTCATGGCTGGTTGATAAACTgggggaagaaaagaaaaaaagccaGTTGGTACCAAGGCAAAACATCCAGTTTCTGGGGGTACAGGTGGATACCCTCAGTTATGTGATAAGTCTCTCGGAAGGAAGGTGCACAAGAATTCGACACCTAGCTACTCTGGTAAGGGGGTGCAGCAGTGTAATACTGCTTCAGGGAATGTGTCTTTTAGATGGAGTCCTTCGGGTGAGATGGAGGATGAAAGATCTTCAGTTAGATATCCTGACTTTACTTCTGATGAGGGATCTGTTGCATCAGGGTCCGTTGTTGCACCCGAATCTGCTGCAGCTTCATTTGACGGTGTGTTACTGAGAAGAAAGAGTCTATCTGAACAAGTCATTAATTTGCTGATTCAggcgaagaaaaaaaaaccccaaaatatGTATCCTCTAATatttattataggatctggaaAAACTTTCATTTCTTGGTCCGATTCAATATTTGACCCACAGAAAGCAGAGACGTCTCAAGTTTTAAAATTTCAGTTTGATGGCTTTGAAAAGGGACTGGCAGTATCCACTATCAAGGTGCAGATAGTAGCTTTGAGTGTCCTGTTGGAGTGAAGATTGTCTGATGAAGACCTGGTGAAgaagttctgtcaggcaattaaaaAGGATAAGACCTCAAGTTAGGTCAGTTCTCGCTCCGTGGGAATTGAATTTAGTTTTGAATTCTTTGATGTTGTATCCATTTGAACAGTTACAAGATATTTTGGTGAAATTATTAACTTGGAAAGTAGTGTTTTTAATAGCAATCACCTAAGCCAGAAGAGTTGGTGAATTACAGGCTCTGTGGTCGGAGGAGCCTTATCTTAATTTCTTTCCGGATAGAGTGGTTCTGCGAACCAATCCAgattttcttcctaaagtggtgtcagagTTTCAATTGAATCAAGACGTGTTACCTTCTTTCTATCCACAGAATGAGGAGGAGAAGGAAAGGATGCATAATCTAATAAGAGCAATCTCAATCTACTTTGAAAGCGTTAAAGAGTTTCGGAAGACAAAGCATCTTTTTTGTGTTACATTCAGGAGCGAAGAAGGGTGAGAAAcctacaaaaacatttccagatgaATTAGGGAACTCTTAACGTTTCTTTACGAAGAAAGTGGTCGTAGAGTTCCAGAAGAActaaaggcacactctaccagggcTGTGGCAGCTTCTTGGGCTGAGAAGGCTCGAGTGTCTGCGAAAGACATATGTgcagcagctacatggtcatccaTCCATACTTTCTCTAGTCATTATGCAGTGGATGGTGTAGACGCCCACTTTGGGAAGCATGTCCTTGATGTGGCATTAGCATAAATAATTATTACTAATCAgtattgaaacattggggcagatgtatcaacctgtagacggcataaggaagtgataaaccagtgatatgttcaaggtgataaaggcaccagccaatcagatccttactgttaatttacatattggagctgattggctgttgtgtttgtcaccttgcacatatcactggtttatcacttccttatgccttctccaggttaacacatctgccccaaggtCTCTTGTGCGTTTATATTGCCCTCCCTATATTGAGCGTTGGTATATCCCagaagtaatggctgccatgaagtagcgtaggagaaaagaaaaaaaagcaaattatacttactgataattttgtttcttcaagttacttcatggcagcctacaatataccctcccTTAGTAAGTTTTTTCATAGGGACCGGTCGTAGGAGACACTCCAATGACTAATAGAGGGTGGGGGTGAAGGGGAGGAGCGGTGCTATATACCCAGAGTTGGCGGTCCctattcattgaaaaaaaaaactcCCCATCTAAATTTAGGAATGGGATAGAATCCCagaagtaatggctgccatgaagtaccttGAAGAAACAAAAATTGTCGGGAAGCAGAATTTGCTTTTTTTGTGGCTATTAAAGCCCATTTTTAAATAGGAAGAGCAAAAATAAATAAGTTTATTATTTAAAGTGATAATAGATAATTGTTTGATCTAGAACAGTGACTATTGGGAAGCGGTTCTGGTTTTACTGTTTGTTCCCGTTTAAGTATAATTGCACTAATTATTGTAGAATTGCTGATAAAAAGGACTTCGTGTCACGAAGGCCAGCCCTCTAACAAAATGTTAGGTCACAATGCTCTGCCCTAACTATTCCCTAGTGTCTCCTGCACTACATCGTGGCTGGCGTGATCCGACCACACTGCAGCTTCTGATAGCAGCTAGTGGCGGGTGTGTTACTATTCTGATAAAGCCATGTGGCACTCAGCCCACACTTACAGATATAGGGTAACAGTTTCTCTACAGACCATTTTTAGTATGAGTTGTAGGTTATGCACTATGTTGTGCCCCCTTGTTattaattatatacacacatacacacacacacacacacacacacacacacacacacacacacacaaacacacaaatatgGTTTTAAGCAACCACTAGGTCATGCAGTATGGTTGTAACTGAGATTGAGGACCTTTATGACCCGCTCTGATGACTCTGTGACCATAAGGAGCTGTGTCCATGAAGTCTTTCTCCTACTCCGCAGTGAAAGAGCTCTGTCAGTCACTCAGTACAGTTCTGCGTGTGGTATTAGGCAACATAGTGCAAGGAGGATTATCCCAAGGAGTACTTCGTTCTTACTAGTTATTTTATACATACCATATATTGGTTTCTTTTTTAGCACAGACTAATGAACACACCTATACAATTTGAATCCACTTGTAAAATTTATTCAGAAATAATCCCACATTATGTCCAAAAGTTTCAAAAATTAAAGGTTCATGGAACAAAGCAAAAATAGTAAAGGATGTTTGAGTATCAATGCATTGATTTTTTTCAGAAAGGCAGTATTGCTACTGTATATTATGGCTACCAGTATCCAGACATCAGGTAATCTTCCAGTCCCAATGCCAGCACAATAACTCAAGATAAACTACAGATCTGATGAGAGAGTTAAAGTCATATTTAAAGCATCAGTAAGGAAGTTAGCTGTAATCTTGAGAAGACCAAAGGTTTCAAGGATCCACTGTTCATATTACATTCTTCTACTTACTCAGTAACAGAACTAGATATGTGACTAATCAGATTTAGCATGCAAAAACCAGGTACTGTAGGATCATTTCTTCCTCGCCATCAAGCAGAAAGAGCTCTGATGTAGCATTATTTTGGCTGTGCGGTATATCGCAGGTATTTTTTACCAGAAGGCAGCTCtatggtgaagacgccggaaggaaACATTTTGCTAGCCTCTGCCTCAGGAACAGTCGGTGGGACCATAACTCTGTCACCAAGctagataaaataaataaatataggagTATTCAGTACACAGCGGATTACCTTGCAAAATATTGAAGCTGTAAACAAGGGAACCCTGTGCAATGGTAATGCTTTCAACAAGTCTAGTGAATACTTTGGTACACCAGACCAGTTTAAAATGATGTATATCCAAGTGTCTTCCTCACCTCAAACACACATAGGACTTTATAGATGTAACCAGCAAGTCTATAGATTGGATTCAAACTCCAATAGTGTACACCTGTAATTTCTTGCGGTGAACGTTCCGTAAAACAGCACACGGCACTTTGTTCCCTTacagcctcccctcctcctcccaagtACTTCGCTCAGGAAgcagagtttcgcagaatgacgcagtTGTGTTATGAGTTCTGCAAAACTCTGCCACCCGAACGGAGTACTTGGGAACTGAGTAATTACTCCCAACCAGTAATGCCCTCTTCAGTTTAGCCATAATCCCTGGCATCTCACCTTCCAGTCCACAGGAGTTGCAACATTGTGGTTTGAGGTTAATTGAAGCGAGTCCACTACTCTCAAGATCTCATCAAAATTTCTACCAGTGGTTGCTGGATACAGTATTGACAGCTTCATTTTCTTATCTGGGCCAATAATGAACACCTGAGACAATACAGAAGAGAAATCTGTTGGTCATTTAAttccttacattttttttttttattaaatcagCTCCTTTAAAATACTCATCTGAGATACCCACACATCGTGCAGTCACTGGCATCCCTTCATTGTCCTTCTCATCAGGATCCAGCATACCTAGTAGCACAGCAAGATCCCGTTTGGGATCTGCAATAATTGGAAAGGGTAGAGTCTCTGTGGGCTCATCGGAGTTGTATGCATTTATGTCCTGCAGGAGAGAAAGCATAAACTTATCTTTAATGGATTACCCCAAATAATACATGctctacaccagtgtttcccaacctcggtcctcaaggcacactaacagtcctgcttttagtgatatccaggcttgaacacaggtgacttaattagtacctcagttattttgatttaaccatttgtgctgaagcctggatatcactaaaacctgtactgttggtgtgccttgtggaccgcggttgggaatgcctgctctacaccaTGAATGGGTGGAAGAAGAGTCATAGAATGTTCCTATACCCAGCACTTACATCATTAATGAAGTCTGCTAATGTCTGGCATTGGAATCATAGGGGGATACTTAGCAAAGTGTATAGCTATGATAAGTTTTATGTAATAACATGCCCTATGAAGTCCAATTTAATAGGATATAGTCAATATCCACAGGGTCATAAGGTTGATAGTCAAAATTTCAACATGAACAAAATAAAATCCAGCCACTGCTGCTAAGAGCAGGCGGcattttgaacctgttgacatttTGTGTTGACCTTAGTTTGTTTATAAAGGTTGATATGACAGTCATAAGTGGGTACTCCATTACAGGTGCTACTATTCTGGACAAGAACTAAAAATACCCAACCAAAAAATGGGCTATTATCACAATTTTAACCTGATAGTCATTATCGAGATATGCAATTACAGCCTGTTTATCGGCCAAAAAATTACCAGTTTTTGGGCAGTTACACATGGGATCCTGGACCCATGTGTTATCATGGTTCTGAGGGCTAGTTATTGTGGATTATGCATAATCCCCTATAAATGTCAGGTATCTGGGTTGATTGTATAGTCCCCAGCTAATCCACTAGCTGTGGTAAAATTACCAAAGCTAATTGGATACTGCCTGAGGCCTGGCTTTCCACTGGCAAAATGTGATGCAAGTGATGCAAGTGAAATCACCCTTAAAATAAACAGGTCTACTGTCTCAAGAAGTAGAGGACAGATAGAACACTTGACAGAATTAAAGATAAACATAACATATATAATATACGTCTCTATTATACAAATCCCAGTATAACAATAATTTTTGCTGGTGTAAGTATGTTATTTGTTTCttgtatgaataaaaaaaaaaattctgtactgtTAATACAGCCAAGTTAAAGGTAACAAAACGCAGAGGTTATTAATGTGTGTGTGATGGACTATTTTAGCTACAATTAAGGCCAGACaatatgagtgagtgagtgagtgcagcAGTTTTCCAACCAGAAAAGCACTACATCCTGTGACTTAACGATTACGTCACCAAGGCTTAATCATCTTCCTCCATTCGTTACTATGTTGTGCCGTCTGACAGACACTGTTTTTGTGCTGATGAAACTGGAACATTCTAAAATACCCATGTGTCTAAAATAATTACTCCTGAACATTTAAAAATACAGAACCCACAATCAGCATTATTTTGGaatcctaaagggccctacacactggccgatccgcctccgagctgcccgatggcggattcgGCCGAGGAGCGActtggcggcgggggggcagtgatggggggagtgaagtttcttcactcccccccccccccccccgtcacgcggctccattgaagtgcaggcaaatatggacgatctcgtctatattggcctgcatgcacagccgatgggggaccagcgatgaacgagcgcggggccgtgcatcgttcatcgctggagcttccacactgaaagatatgaacgagttctcttcatttataaacgagatcgttcatatctttcaaacaaatcggccagtgtgtagggccttgtcaaagtcgaaaaatatcatgattcactattgccttgtactaaccccaatgcacgtgcccgctgctcgtgcaccgactcccccgtgcgtacgcatccccccaggttgcgtaagggacgctccgacgtcgcctgtgcacggagatgtgtatttactagagatgagcgccggaaatttttcgggttttgtgttttggttttgggttcggttccgcggccgtgttttgggttcgaccgcgttttggcaaaacctcaccgaattttttttgtcggattcgggtgtgttttggattcgggtgtttttttaaaaaaaccctaaaaaacagcttaaatcatagaatttgggggtaattttgatcccaaagtattattaacctcaaaaaacataatttacactcattttcagcctattctgaacacatcacacctcacaatattatttttagtcctaaaatttgcaccgaggtcgctgtgtgagtaagataagcgaccctagtggccgacacaaacaccgggcccatctaggagtggcactgcagtgtcacgcaggatggcccttccaaaaaaccctccccaaacagcacatgacgcaaagaaaaaaagaggcgcaatgaggtagctgactgtgtgagtaagattagcgaccctagtggccgacacaaacaccgggcacatctaggagtggcactgcagtgtcacgcaggatgtcccttccaaaaaaccctccccaaacagcacatgacgcaaagaaaaaaagaggcgcaatgaggtagctgtgtgagtaagattagcgaccctagtggccgacacaaacaccgggcccatctaggagtggcactgcagtgtcacgcaggatgtcccttccaaaaaaccctccccaatcagcacatgatgcaaagaaaaagaaaagaaaaaagaggtgcaagatggaattatccttgggccctcccacccacccttatgttgtataaacaaaacaggacatgcacactttaaccaacccatcatttcagtgacagggtctgccacacgactgtgactgatatgacgggttggtttggaccccccccaaaaaagaagcaattaatctctccttgcacaaactggctctacagaggcaagatgtccacctcatcttcaccctccgatatatcaccgtgtacatccccctcctcacagattatcaattcgtccccactggaatccaccatctcagctccctgtgtactttgtggaggcaattgctgctggtcaatgtctccgcggaggaattgattataattcattttaatgaacatcatcttctccacattttctggatgtaacctcgtacgccgattgctgacaaggtgagcggcggcactaaacactctttcggagtacacacttgtgggagggcaacttaggtagaataaagccagtttgtgcaagggcctccaaattgcctctttttcctgccagtataagtacggactgtgtgacgtgcctacttggatgcggtcactcatataatcctccaccattctatcaatgttgagagaatcatatgcagtgacagtagacgacatgtccgtaatcgttgtcaggtccttcagtccggaccagatgtcagcatcagcagtcgctccagactgccctgcatcaccgccagcgggtgggctcggaattctgagccttttcctcgcacccccagttgcgggagaatgtgaaggaggagatgttgacaggtcgcgttccgcttgacttgacaattttgtcaccagcaggtctttcaaccccagcagacctgtgtctgccggaaagagagatccaaggtaggctttaaatctaggatcgagcacggtggccaaaatgtagtgctctgatttcaacagattgaccacccgtgaatccttgttaagcgaattaagggctgcatccacaagtcccacatgcctagcggaatcgctccgtgttagctccttcttcaatgcctccagcttcttctgcaaaagcctgatgaggggaatgacctgactcaggctggcagtgtctgaactgacttcacgtgtggcaagttcaaagggcatcagaaccttgcacaacgttgaaatcattctccactgcacttgagacaggtgcattccacctactatatcgtgctcaattgtataggcttgaatggccttttgctgctcctccaacctctgaagcatatagagggttgaattccacctcgttaccacttcttgcttcagatgatggcagggcaggttcagtagtttttggtggtgctccagttttctgtacgtggtgcctgtacgccgaaagtgtcccgcaattcttctggccaccgacagcatctcttgcacgcccctgtcgttttttaaaaaattctgcaccaccaaattcaaggtatgtgcaaaacatgggacgtgctggaattggcccagatttaatgcacacacaatattgctggcgttgtccgatgccacaaatccacaggagagtccaattggggtaagccattccgcgatgatcttcctcagttgccgtaagaggttttcagctgtgtgcgtattctggaaagcggtgatacaaagcgtagcctgcctaggaaagagttggcgtttgcgagatgctgctactggtgccgccgctgctgttcttgcggcgggagtccatacatctacccagtgggctgtcacagtcatatagtcctgaccctgccctgctccacttgtccacatgtccgtggt
Proteins encoded in this window:
- the LOC134956861 gene encoding peroxiredoxin-6-like, producing MPGLLLGDCFPDFEADTTIGRIKFHEFLGNKWGILFSHPRDYTPVCTTELGRAVKLAPEFKKRNVRMIALSIDSVPNHLSWSKDINAYNSDEPTETLPFPIIADPKRDLAVLLGMLDPDEKDNEGMPVTARCVFIIGPDKKMKLSILYPATTGRNFDEILRVVDSLQLTSNHNVATPVDWKLGDRVMVPPTVPEAEASKMFPSGVFTIELPSGKKYLRYTAQPK